A genomic region of Vitreimonas flagellata contains the following coding sequences:
- the astD gene encoding succinylglutamate-semialdehyde dehydrogenase has product MMRTELFIGGQWREGSGPLFTSHDPATGDKVWEGREANADDVAEAMAAARLAFPSWSRRPLDERLAIVRAFAKAIEERADEIARTISREMGKALWDSKGEVQAMIGKIEISIRAQAERAGAKEEKAAFGAMTLSHHAHGVLAVFGPFNFPGHLPNGHIVPALLAGNCVLFKPSEITPGVAALMVEAWDGAGLPAGVLNLLQGGRDPGAALLDSHGLNGVLFTGSAHTGAFIHKKFAGRPDVILALELGGNNPLIVWPPVDAKAAANLIVHSAFATSGQRCSCARRLIVPHGAEGDAIIAALAELTPQISVGPATQTPEPFLGPVVNAQSAERAVKVEQGLLAAGGKSIVPLKRDGAFVYPGIVDVSGLNPPDEELFGPLLQVYRVNDFDHALDVANATRFGLAGGLISDDPALWVRVKNEMRAGILNWNRPTTGASGAMPFGGPGLSGSLRPSAYYAADYVAYPVATQLSEKATPIPAPGLPS; this is encoded by the coding sequence ATGATGCGAACTGAACTCTTTATCGGCGGCCAATGGCGCGAGGGCTCCGGCCCGCTTTTCACCTCACATGATCCCGCCACCGGCGACAAAGTTTGGGAAGGCCGCGAGGCCAATGCCGATGATGTCGCTGAGGCGATGGCTGCAGCGCGCCTAGCGTTTCCCTCATGGTCGCGCCGCCCGCTCGACGAACGCCTCGCCATCGTCCGCGCATTCGCCAAAGCGATCGAGGAGCGCGCGGACGAGATCGCGCGCACGATCAGCCGCGAAATGGGCAAGGCGCTCTGGGATTCCAAGGGCGAAGTCCAAGCCATGATCGGCAAGATCGAAATTTCGATCCGCGCCCAGGCCGAGCGCGCTGGCGCCAAGGAAGAGAAGGCGGCCTTCGGCGCCATGACACTTTCGCACCATGCCCACGGCGTGCTCGCGGTGTTCGGCCCGTTCAATTTTCCTGGCCATCTGCCCAACGGCCACATCGTGCCCGCGCTACTCGCCGGCAATTGCGTGCTGTTCAAGCCTAGTGAGATCACCCCGGGCGTTGCCGCGCTGATGGTTGAAGCTTGGGACGGAGCGGGCCTGCCTGCTGGCGTGCTCAATTTGCTCCAAGGCGGACGAGATCCGGGTGCAGCGCTACTCGACTCGCACGGCCTCAACGGCGTGCTTTTCACCGGTTCGGCGCACACCGGCGCGTTCATCCACAAGAAATTTGCCGGTCGGCCAGACGTGATCCTCGCGCTCGAACTCGGCGGCAACAACCCGCTGATCGTGTGGCCGCCCGTTGATGCGAAAGCCGCGGCAAATCTGATCGTGCACTCCGCCTTCGCCACAAGCGGCCAACGCTGCTCCTGCGCGCGCCGTTTGATCGTGCCGCACGGCGCGGAAGGCGATGCGATCATCGCCGCACTCGCTGAACTCACGCCGCAAATCTCCGTGGGTCCCGCGACGCAAACCCCGGAACCGTTCCTCGGCCCGGTCGTAAATGCACAATCAGCCGAGCGCGCGGTGAAGGTGGAGCAGGGGCTGTTGGCTGCCGGCGGCAAATCCATCGTGCCGCTGAAGCGCGATGGCGCCTTTGTGTATCCCGGCATTGTCGATGTGAGCGGCCTCAATCCGCCTGACGAAGAATTGTTCGGACCGCTGCTGCAAGTCTATCGCGTCAATGATTTCGACCACGCGCTCGATGTCGCCAACGCCACGCGCTTTGGTCTCGCGGGCGGCCTCATCAGCGATGATCCAGCGCTCTGGGTGCGGGTGAAGAACGAAATGCGCGCGGGCATCCTCAATTGGAATCGCCCAACCACGGGTGCTTCCGGCGCGATGCCGTTCGGCGGGCCGGGGCTTTCTGGTTCGTTGCGTCCGAGTGCGTATTACGCGGCGGACTACGTGGCGTATCCTGTTGCGACGCAGCTTTCGGAGAAGGCCACGCCGATCCCAGCGCCTGGCCTACCATCGTGA
- a CDS encoding arginine N-succinyltransferase, which produces MSGPTYVMRAAGPTDIEGFKQLREIAGAGFTSLMLDDAAMAEKLALSERSFASSTETAGAERYFMTLEHIETGEIAGCCGVKATIGETPPFFNFRMITEAQSSAVVGKRFDMRVLIGVNDFTGCTEVGSLFVRPEHRAGGIGRALAQNRYVLMAAQPQRFRDRVVSELRGVVSEDGVSPFWEAVGRHFFHMDFAEADKLSATTDNQFILDLMPQHPVYVDLLPQDARDVIGKCHAAGEGAERLLQWEGFTFSNVIDIFDGGPLMSAPRDHIRTLRETKRVRLEAAQLGPNSKRALIATPRIQGYRCVSARASLANGVAQVDAATLAALKLENGAEALIWVDDAN; this is translated from the coding sequence ATGAGCGGCCCGACTTATGTGATGCGTGCGGCCGGGCCGACCGACATCGAGGGTTTCAAACAATTGCGCGAGATCGCGGGCGCCGGCTTTACCAGCCTTATGCTCGACGACGCCGCGATGGCCGAGAAGCTTGCGCTCTCGGAGCGTAGTTTCGCGTCCTCAACTGAAACTGCCGGCGCTGAGCGCTACTTCATGACGCTCGAACACATCGAAACGGGCGAGATTGCCGGCTGTTGCGGCGTGAAGGCAACGATTGGGGAAACGCCGCCCTTCTTCAATTTCCGCATGATCACAGAGGCGCAATCGTCCGCCGTGGTCGGCAAGCGCTTCGACATGCGCGTGCTGATCGGCGTGAATGATTTCACCGGTTGTACCGAAGTGGGATCGCTGTTCGTGCGGCCTGAACACCGCGCCGGCGGCATTGGTCGTGCGTTGGCGCAGAATCGATATGTGTTGATGGCGGCGCAACCGCAGCGCTTCCGCGATCGGGTTGTTTCTGAGCTCCGCGGCGTAGTGTCTGAAGATGGCGTGTCGCCGTTCTGGGAGGCGGTGGGGCGCCATTTCTTCCACATGGATTTTGCTGAAGCCGATAAACTCAGCGCCACCACCGACAATCAATTCATCCTCGACCTGATGCCGCAGCATCCCGTTTATGTGGATCTACTGCCGCAAGACGCGCGCGACGTGATTGGCAAGTGCCACGCTGCAGGCGAGGGCGCCGAGCGTTTGCTGCAATGGGAGGGTTTTACCTTCTCCAACGTCATCGACATCTTTGATGGCGGCCCGCTGATGAGCGCACCGCGCGATCATATCCGTACGCTGCGCGAGACCAAGCGCGTGCGGCTTGAAGCGGCGCAACTCGGCCCCAATTCAAAGCGTGCGCTGATCGCCACGCCGCGCATCCAGGGCTATCGTTGCGTGTCCGCGCGCGCGTCGCTGGCGAACGGCGTGGCGCAAGTCGATGCGGCGACGCTTGCCGCGCTTAAGCTCGAGAACGGCGCTGAAGCTCTGATCTGGGTGGATGATGCGAACTGA
- a CDS encoding hydrolase, protein MSADKIKALASTEWGAGVEQLLDDLDAQTEALAARTEAWSSINSGSFELAGLARMRGRLLDAVSVLPGAVAEVALAPSERIRPDGEVAHIEHGASIRLRVRPEAPIQIALTGHYDTVFPAAHAFQKPWREGDVMHGPGVADMKGGIAVMLAALQAFERLPGDKRVGYEVLLSPDEEIGSLASAPLLAELGKHAHLGMTYEPAMADGALVDARKGSANYSLAISGRAAHVGRAFQDGRNAVIAAADAAVALNTLNGQRDGVTFNIGAIDGGSAVNVVPERAVLRFNVRAPDSESASWGEAQVHRIVADVNARDGVSAHLHGGFTRAPKPLNAQQRTMVSWTHKAGQALGLDLQFRPSGGVCEGNNLAAAGCPNIDTLGPCGGGLHSDQEFALIPSFTERAKLSFLLLTGVERGLFDVRSLNA, encoded by the coding sequence ATGTCGGCCGATAAAATCAAAGCGCTGGCCTCCACCGAGTGGGGCGCCGGTGTAGAACAATTGCTGGACGATCTGGACGCGCAAACCGAAGCGCTCGCCGCCCGCACCGAGGCTTGGTCCTCGATCAATTCAGGCTCCTTCGAACTGGCAGGTCTCGCGCGAATGCGCGGGCGGTTGCTAGATGCCGTTTCGGTGCTACCCGGCGCCGTCGCGGAGGTGGCGCTGGCGCCATCGGAACGCATCCGACCCGATGGGGAAGTGGCGCACATCGAGCACGGCGCCTCGATCCGCCTGCGCGTGCGCCCAGAGGCGCCGATCCAGATCGCACTCACGGGTCATTACGACACTGTCTTTCCAGCCGCGCACGCCTTCCAGAAGCCGTGGCGCGAGGGTGATGTGATGCACGGGCCTGGCGTGGCCGACATGAAGGGCGGCATCGCCGTGATGCTGGCCGCTCTCCAAGCCTTTGAACGCCTGCCAGGCGACAAGCGGGTTGGCTACGAAGTCCTGCTCAGCCCCGACGAAGAGATCGGCTCGCTCGCCAGTGCGCCGCTGCTGGCAGAACTCGGCAAGCACGCGCATCTAGGCATGACTTATGAGCCGGCGATGGCCGATGGCGCACTCGTCGATGCACGCAAAGGCTCAGCCAATTACAGCCTCGCGATCAGCGGTCGCGCCGCGCATGTCGGGCGTGCCTTCCAAGATGGCCGCAACGCTGTGATCGCCGCGGCCGACGCAGCAGTCGCGCTCAATACGCTCAATGGACAACGCGATGGCGTGACGTTCAATATTGGGGCCATCGATGGCGGCAGCGCCGTCAACGTCGTCCCGGAACGCGCCGTGCTCCGCTTCAATGTCCGCGCGCCGGATTCGGAGAGCGCGTCATGGGGTGAGGCGCAGGTTCATCGCATTGTCGCAGATGTCAACGCGCGCGACGGCGTCAGCGCGCACCTGCATGGTGGTTTCACTCGCGCGCCCAAGCCGCTGAACGCCCAGCAACGCACAATGGTGAGTTGGACTCACAAAGCCGGCCAAGCGCTCGGCCTCGATCTGCAATTTCGACCATCGGGCGGTGTCTGCGAAGGCAACAACCTCGCGGCCGCGGGTTGCCCCAACATCGATACGCTCGGCCCCTGCGGCGGTGGTTTGCATAGCGATCAAGAATTCGCGCTGATCCCAAGCTTCACGGAGCGCGCCAAGCTGTCCTTCCTTCTCTTGACCGGCGTCGAACGCGGGCTCTTCGATGTGCGGAGCCTCAACGCATGA
- a CDS encoding OmpA family protein — protein sequence MMNKMKRTLALAALMSGAAGVAHATEGWYGRADLGYGFNGGLDGQIADGNDTADFQPDFERDWLGALGLGYAFDGGYRLEGEVAYRYNDFEPISIDDPIDSDFGGSARSWSAMANLFYDFNRGGSVEPYVGVGVGAARVGVGLDGLGMDEDTVLAWQAMAGLAFSLTERLDLDVGYRYFAAPDVEFSEGLGAGVTGEADYEHQAVTVGLRWQFAGAAPPPVVVAPPPPPPPPPPPPVAAACPTSEFVVYFEWDRSNLNQAALETIDAAVNRARQCNVSGVVVVGHTDTSGSPTYNQGLSERRASVVRDALVARGIAAGSVTSQARGESDLARATRDGVREPLNRRTAVTISFR from the coding sequence ATGATGAATAAAATGAAGCGTACGCTGGCGTTGGCCGCTCTGATGAGTGGCGCGGCGGGTGTCGCGCACGCCACGGAGGGCTGGTACGGCCGCGCCGACCTTGGCTACGGCTTTAACGGCGGCTTGGACGGCCAAATCGCCGACGGCAACGACACGGCGGATTTCCAACCGGATTTCGAGCGTGATTGGCTTGGCGCGCTTGGCCTCGGCTACGCATTCGACGGCGGCTACCGCCTCGAAGGTGAAGTTGCCTACCGCTATAATGATTTCGAGCCGATCTCGATTGATGACCCGATCGACAGCGATTTTGGCGGTTCGGCCCGTTCGTGGTCGGCGATGGCCAACTTGTTCTATGACTTCAACCGCGGCGGCTCAGTAGAGCCGTACGTTGGCGTTGGCGTTGGCGCTGCCCGCGTCGGCGTGGGCCTCGATGGCCTCGGCATGGACGAAGACACCGTGCTTGCCTGGCAAGCTATGGCTGGCCTCGCGTTTAGCCTGACTGAGCGCCTCGATCTCGATGTCGGCTATCGCTACTTCGCGGCGCCGGATGTTGAATTCTCCGAAGGCCTCGGCGCTGGCGTAACCGGCGAAGCTGATTACGAGCATCAAGCCGTGACGGTTGGTCTGCGTTGGCAGTTCGCCGGCGCCGCGCCGCCGCCGGTCGTTGTGGCGCCGCCGCCGCCGCCGCCGCCACCCCCGCCGCCGCCGGTTGCGGCTGCGTGCCCGACGTCGGAATTTGTCGTTTATTTCGAGTGGGATCGCTCGAACCTGAACCAAGCCGCTTTGGAAACGATCGACGCCGCTGTGAACCGCGCACGTCAGTGCAACGTCTCGGGCGTTGTGGTCGTGGGCCACACGGATACGTCGGGCTCGCCGACCTACAACCAAGGCCTGTCGGAGCGTCGAGCTTCGGTGGTGCGCGACGCCCTTGTGGCGCGCGGCATCGCGGCCGGCTCGGTCACGAGCCAAGCGCGCGGCGAAAGCGACCTCGCCCGTGCGACGCGCGACGGCGTGCGCGAGCCTCTGAACCGCCGTACGGCGGTGACGATCAGCTTCCGCTAA
- a CDS encoding OmpA family protein, whose protein sequence is MKSRITKTVAIAAVMAGASGAAHATEGWYGRADVGYSLESTVDGNVDGEDFSGDLENDWMGALGLGYAFDNGFRTEGELAYRYNDWEGEIDGGDAAGYARSWSAMANLFYDFNRGASVEPYLGIGVGAARIGGGIDGIGSDQDTVLAYQALAGIAFGITEQLDLDVGYRYFVAPDVEFEAAGLPIDVDYEHQAVTVGLRYQFAAPAAAPVVTPPVVTPPVVTPPVVATPACPTSEFVVYFEWDRSNLNQAALETIDAAVNRARQCNVSGVVVVGHTDTSGSPTYNQGLSERRASVVRDALVARGIAAGSVTSQARGESDLARATRDGVREPLNRRTAVTISFR, encoded by the coding sequence ATGAAATCACGTATCACGAAGACCGTCGCTATCGCGGCGGTAATGGCGGGTGCCTCAGGCGCCGCCCATGCGACCGAAGGCTGGTATGGCCGCGCGGACGTCGGCTACAGCCTTGAAAGCACCGTTGACGGCAACGTCGATGGCGAAGATTTCAGCGGCGATCTTGAAAACGATTGGATGGGCGCGCTCGGGCTCGGCTACGCGTTCGACAACGGCTTCCGCACGGAAGGTGAACTCGCCTATCGCTACAACGATTGGGAAGGCGAAATCGACGGCGGCGACGCGGCTGGTTATGCCCGCTCTTGGTCGGCGATGGCCAACCTGTTCTATGATTTTAACCGCGGCGCGTCGGTCGAGCCGTACCTCGGCATCGGCGTTGGTGCGGCGCGCATCGGCGGCGGCATCGACGGCATCGGCAGCGATCAAGACACTGTGCTGGCTTACCAAGCGCTTGCGGGTATCGCTTTCGGCATCACCGAACAACTCGATCTCGACGTGGGCTACCGCTATTTCGTAGCGCCGGACGTGGAGTTCGAAGCTGCCGGCCTCCCGATTGACGTGGATTACGAGCATCAGGCCGTAACGGTTGGCCTTCGCTATCAGTTCGCAGCGCCGGCTGCTGCTCCGGTTGTCACTCCGCCAGTCGTCACGCCGCCGGTTGTTACGCCGCCGGTCGTCGCGACGCCTGCGTGCCCGACGTCGGAATTTGTCGTGTATTTCGAGTGGGATCGCTCGAACCTGAACCAAGCCGCTTTGGAAACGATCGACGCCGCTGTGAACCGCGCACGTCAGTGCAACGTCTCGGGCGTTGTGGTCGTGGGCCACACGGATACGTCGGGCTCGCCGACCTACAACCAAGGCCTGTCGGAGCGTCGAGCTTCGGTGGTGCGCGACGCCCTTGTGGCGCGCGGCATCGCGGCCGGCTCGGTCACGAGCCAAGCGCGCGGCGAAAGCGACCTCGCCCGTGCGACGCGCGACGGCGTGCGCGAGCCTCTGAACCGCCGTACGGCGGTGACGATCAGCTTCCGCTAA
- the glpK gene encoding glycerol kinase GlpK: MSTHILAIDQGTTSTRAIAFDLDFNPVATSQIELQQHYPEQGWVEHDAEEIWAATLNVCRDVIAKVGGPANIATIGITNQRETTVVWDRKTGAPVHKAIVWQDRRTSEVCAGLREAGHEARVQQTTGLLLDPYFSATKIAWVLDQDPALRARAEKGELAFGTIECFLVWRLTNGASHMSDVTNAARTLLFDISKRAWSEEMCALFKVPPTLLPKTAACDAHFGDSSAEHLGRVISIHGVAGDQHAALVGHGCLKPGMAKVTYGTGAFLVMNMGDTQPYSRNRLLATIGYQAQQDFAYALEGSIFSAGATMQWLRDGLKLIKNSAESEAIAAALPDNGGVYLVPAFAGLGAPQWNAEARGTIIGLTRDSRLEHLVRAGLEAVAYQTADLLDALRADGAPPIKSLLIDGGLTANAWAMQYLADICDVEVARPKFQEVTALGAAKLAALGAGLITSLDGAGATTSARWTPRMTQPARDDARSGWSKAVAAALAAAN, from the coding sequence ATGAGCACGCACATCCTCGCCATCGATCAGGGCACGACCTCGACGCGCGCGATCGCATTCGATCTCGACTTCAATCCCGTCGCCACGTCGCAAATCGAACTCCAGCAGCACTATCCGGAGCAGGGCTGGGTCGAGCATGATGCGGAGGAGATTTGGGCGGCGACGCTCAATGTTTGCCGCGATGTCATCGCCAAGGTCGGCGGTCCCGCGAACATCGCCACGATCGGCATCACAAATCAGCGCGAAACGACTGTGGTGTGGGATCGCAAGACGGGCGCTCCAGTTCACAAGGCGATCGTCTGGCAGGACCGCCGCACGTCGGAAGTATGCGCAGGCTTGCGCGAGGCCGGGCACGAAGCGCGCGTCCAGCAGACGACCGGCTTGCTGCTGGATCCCTATTTTTCAGCGACGAAGATCGCTTGGGTTCTCGACCAAGACCCTGCGCTGCGCGCGCGGGCCGAGAAGGGCGAATTGGCGTTCGGCACCATCGAGTGTTTCCTCGTCTGGCGGCTGACCAATGGCGCATCGCACATGAGCGACGTCACCAACGCCGCACGCACGTTGCTGTTCGACATCTCCAAGCGCGCCTGGAGCGAGGAGATGTGTGCGCTCTTTAAAGTGCCGCCGACGCTTTTGCCAAAAACAGCCGCGTGCGACGCGCATTTTGGCGACTCGTCGGCGGAGCATCTTGGGCGCGTCATCTCAATACACGGCGTGGCTGGCGATCAGCACGCCGCGCTCGTCGGGCACGGATGCCTCAAGCCTGGTATGGCCAAAGTCACCTATGGCACAGGCGCATTTCTCGTCATGAACATGGGCGATACGCAGCCGTACTCGCGCAATCGTCTGCTGGCGACCATTGGCTACCAGGCGCAACAGGATTTCGCCTACGCGCTCGAAGGCTCGATCTTTTCCGCCGGCGCCACGATGCAATGGCTGCGCGATGGATTGAAGCTGATCAAGAATTCCGCGGAGTCAGAAGCCATCGCCGCGGCGTTGCCCGACAATGGCGGCGTCTATCTCGTGCCCGCATTCGCCGGCCTGGGCGCACCACAATGGAATGCTGAGGCGCGCGGCACGATCATCGGCCTCACGCGGGACTCGCGCTTAGAACATCTTGTCCGCGCGGGCCTTGAAGCGGTCGCGTATCAAACGGCAGATCTGCTCGATGCTCTGCGCGCAGACGGCGCGCCGCCGATCAAGTCATTGCTCATCGATGGCGGACTCACGGCGAACGCATGGGCGATGCAATACCTCGCCGATATTTGTGACGTCGAAGTCGCGCGTCCAAAATTCCAGGAAGTCACAGCGCTCGGCGCAGCCAAGCTTGCAGCTCTTGGCGCAGGGCTCATCACTTCGTTGGATGGCGCTGGCGCAACCACAAGCGCGCGCTGGACGCCACGCATGACGCAGCCTGCACGGGACGATGCGAGATCGGGCTGGAGTAAGGCCGTCGCCGCTGCTTTGGCGGCTGCAAACTGA
- a CDS encoding NAD(P)H-dependent flavin oxidoreductase, which yields MALPPIFDKLRLPVVGAPQFIIANPALVTAQCKAGIVGSFPALNARPVELLEEWLTEIKADLAAYDAANPDAPSAPFAVNQIVHKTNARLEQDVELCVKHKVPIVITSLGARPDVNDAIHSYGGIVLHDVINVAFAKKALEKGADGLIAVCAGAGGHAGGLSPFALISELREFFDGPLLVSGAISTGRGILAAQAMGADLAYIGSAFIATTEANAPDAYKQMIVDSTANDVVYSNLFTGVLGNYLKGSIKAAGLDPDNLPQSDPSKMNFAVGAEGSKAKAWKDIWGAGQGVGGVHEIIPAAERIARMKREYDEAKRALCAS from the coding sequence ATGGCGCTGCCGCCAATTTTCGACAAGCTACGCCTGCCGGTTGTCGGCGCCCCGCAATTCATCATCGCCAATCCTGCTCTCGTGACGGCGCAGTGCAAGGCCGGCATCGTTGGCTCGTTCCCGGCGCTGAATGCGCGTCCGGTTGAGTTGCTGGAAGAATGGCTGACTGAGATCAAGGCAGATCTCGCCGCTTATGATGCAGCAAACCCCGATGCGCCGTCGGCGCCGTTTGCCGTCAACCAGATTGTGCACAAGACCAACGCCCGTTTGGAGCAGGACGTCGAGCTCTGCGTGAAACACAAAGTGCCGATCGTGATCACGTCGCTCGGCGCGCGGCCGGATGTGAATGACGCGATCCATTCCTATGGCGGCATCGTGCTGCACGACGTGATCAACGTCGCGTTCGCCAAGAAAGCGCTGGAGAAGGGCGCTGACGGCCTCATCGCGGTGTGCGCGGGCGCGGGCGGGCACGCGGGCGGTTTATCGCCGTTTGCTCTCATTTCGGAATTGCGCGAATTCTTCGATGGCCCGCTCCTCGTGTCCGGCGCGATCTCGACCGGTCGCGGCATCCTCGCCGCCCAAGCGATGGGCGCGGACCTCGCCTATATCGGCTCGGCCTTCATCGCGACGACCGAAGCCAACGCGCCGGATGCCTACAAGCAGATGATCGTCGACAGCACGGCAAACGACGTCGTTTACAGCAACCTTTTCACCGGCGTGCTCGGCAATTATCTCAAGGGTTCGATCAAAGCGGCCGGTCTCGATCCGGACAATCTGCCGCAGAGCGATCCGAGCAAGATGAACTTCGCGGTGGGCGCCGAGGGCTCCAAGGCGAAGGCCTGGAAGGACATCTGGGGCGCCGGCCAAGGCGTGGGCGGCGTGCACGAGATTATTCCGGCCGCCGAGCGTATCGCGCGCATGAAGCGCGAATACGACGAGGCAAAGCGGGCATTGTGCGCTAGCTAA
- a CDS encoding methylmalonyl-CoA mutase family protein yields the protein MSEPLHLGEPADEAAWRAMVEQGLKGAKWDRLVGKTSDGITLEPLYRETDVATSNDASGFPGAAPFVRGARDGAWLIRQAYAHPDPEKTNAAILSDLAGGVAAIELVIDPNGERGAAIGNAAALDIALANVILEAAPISLDAGAFALPAAELLEAKLRGVAAAGTAFNVDPIGVLMRNGAISTEDVANAAKFAARARKQLPAATAIRIDARPVHEAGGTEAQEIATALSGGIVYLRALTDVGLTIGDAAASVAFAIGLGPDVLIETAKLRALRLCWARVLEASGAAPAQRAARIHAFTGARMLTRADAQTNILRITTAAFAAAIGGADVITTSNFTDALGGPTPFARRVARNTQHVLMEECRLGHVADPAGGSWFVEKLTRELADKAWALMQQIEAQGGIVAALQSGWLQDAIGEARTARQRAIATRRETITGVTDFPLLGAKAPEVDTSDRRLPAGKAPPNALPTIRWAEPFERLRDSAEAKAPSVFFANLATLPEFGPRSQFSCNLLAVGGIASIAPEESYANIDALIDAFGASGAKVALLTGTDAYYADHAENAAQRLKAAGALWVTLAGKPGENEAKWRAAGVDQFVFVGQDVLKELETLHAALGVAQ from the coding sequence ATGTCTGAGCCTCTGCACCTGGGCGAGCCCGCTGATGAGGCTGCCTGGCGCGCGATGGTCGAGCAAGGGCTCAAAGGCGCCAAATGGGACCGCTTGGTCGGCAAAACCAGCGACGGAATCACGCTTGAGCCGCTCTATCGCGAGACCGATGTCGCGACATCGAACGATGCGTCCGGTTTCCCTGGCGCAGCACCCTTCGTGCGCGGCGCGCGCGATGGCGCATGGTTGATCCGCCAAGCCTACGCGCACCCAGATCCAGAGAAGACAAACGCAGCGATCCTGTCAGATCTCGCAGGTGGCGTCGCCGCGATCGAACTCGTGATCGACCCGAATGGCGAGCGTGGCGCTGCAATCGGCAATGCCGCTGCGCTCGACATCGCGTTGGCGAACGTGATCCTTGAGGCTGCGCCCATTTCGCTGGATGCAGGCGCGTTCGCCTTGCCAGCGGCGGAGCTGCTCGAAGCGAAGCTGCGCGGCGTCGCGGCGGCGGGCACGGCGTTCAATGTCGATCCAATCGGCGTGCTGATGCGCAATGGTGCGATCTCAACGGAGGATGTCGCGAACGCCGCCAAATTTGCAGCGCGAGCGCGTAAGCAATTGCCGGCGGCGACAGCGATCCGGATCGACGCCCGACCTGTGCACGAAGCTGGCGGCACGGAGGCGCAAGAAATTGCGACGGCGCTGTCGGGCGGCATCGTCTATTTGCGCGCGCTCACGGACGTCGGGCTCACCATCGGCGACGCTGCGGCGTCAGTCGCCTTTGCCATTGGCCTCGGCCCGGATGTGTTGATCGAAACTGCAAAACTCCGCGCGCTGCGCCTATGCTGGGCGCGTGTGCTCGAAGCCTCCGGCGCGGCGCCCGCACAGCGCGCGGCGCGCATCCATGCTTTCACGGGCGCGCGCATGCTAACGCGCGCCGACGCGCAAACCAACATCCTGCGCATCACGACAGCGGCCTTCGCGGCAGCCATCGGTGGTGCGGATGTGATCACCACGTCGAACTTCACCGATGCGCTTGGCGGCCCGACGCCGTTCGCGCGCCGCGTCGCGCGCAACACGCAGCACGTTCTGATGGAGGAATGCCGCCTCGGCCACGTCGCCGATCCGGCTGGCGGTTCGTGGTTCGTGGAGAAGCTCACGCGCGAATTGGCGGACAAAGCTTGGGCGCTGATGCAACAGATCGAAGCGCAGGGTGGCATTGTCGCCGCGCTGCAATCCGGCTGGCTGCAAGACGCGATCGGCGAAGCGCGCACAGCGCGCCAACGCGCAATCGCGACGCGCCGCGAGACTATCACTGGTGTTACCGACTTTCCCCTCCTCGGCGCCAAAGCGCCGGAGGTCGACACATCGGACCGGCGGCTTCCAGCCGGCAAAGCGCCCCCAAACGCACTACCCACGATCCGCTGGGCCGAGCCGTTCGAAAGGCTACGCGATAGCGCCGAAGCCAAGGCGCCGAGCGTCTTCTTCGCGAACTTGGCGACGCTGCCCGAGTTTGGCCCGCGCTCACAATTCTCGTGCAATCTGCTCGCTGTCGGTGGCATCGCGAGCATCGCGCCGGAAGAATCCTATGCGAACATCGACGCACTGATCGATGCATTCGGCGCTTCCGGCGCCAAAGTCGCGCTGCTCACGGGCACGGATGCGTATTACGCCGATCACGCGGAGAACGCGGCGCAACGCCTGAAAGCGGCGGGTGCGCTCTGGGTCACGCTTGCAGGCAAGCCGGGCGAGAACGAAGCGAAATGGCGCGCGGCGGGCGTCGATCAATTCGTGTTCGTCGGCCAGGACGTGTTGAAAGAACTTGAGACGCTGCACGCGGCGTTGGGGGTTGCACAATGA